In the Engystomops pustulosus chromosome 2, aEngPut4.maternal, whole genome shotgun sequence genome, one interval contains:
- the ZBTB39 gene encoding zinc finger and BTB domain-containing protein 39, protein MGMRIKLNSSDHPSNLLRELNKSRLSGTLCDVTIVVGNRSFAAHKAVLGSAATYFQKLFSSAELDVARTYVVDFITPANFEKVLNFIYTSELFTDLINVGVIYEVAEKLGMEDLINACHATFPDLEGSSGQKYQCSVSSSEGRSSTSAEPNATESRGNGMDNHIPPVEKSFLTPGDGPCSFKDEDQEATVNPGTHFPLPAKTEEQSTSERFQSSHCSVNTGFGPTSTCPPFKTQHNGDFNKTGYFPGDSSVSGNSKETPGGFEAMGDLHLDEIEEEELQFDEGGDEDSGPSGEIIELSDGSEDEMLLFGQGESRSGKAMPCQVCKKVLEPNLQHIRQHAREHIELRNGSCKVCQARFHDRGAMITHVLSHIGIFLFSCDMCEDKFFSQWQLTLHRGQEGVTSEHNVIVHPGQPLPGELNTFVGAMATELPCGACHRTMLRDFHSVRSHALEHLNTKNLSCGLCEQRHLTLCGLMWHVLSHMSVSVFSCSVCASSFLDRHLLEKHMTVHQNLDEALFRCHLCSQGFKSEVIYRQHLNQHRCGSIPADRPGFSEFSQLQASVSKRKVPEDFSVDDHSVTGQPGHSKYTCKVCGKCFSHTSEFNYHRRIHTGEKPYQCKVCHKFFRGRSTIKCHLKTHAGALMYRCTVCGHYSSTLNLMGEHIAVHRGNLPSDFTIDQTFMYTIHSKETDKSADS, encoded by the coding sequence ATGGGTATGAGAATCAAACTAAACAGCAGCGACCACCCCAGCAACCTGCTACGTGAGCTGAATAAATCGCGTTTGTCAGGGACACTTTGTGATGTTACTATAGTGGTTGGAAACCGGTCATTCGCTGCTCATAAAGCTGTGCTTGGATCTGCAGCAACTTATTTTCAAAAATTGTTCTCGAGTGCCGAGTTAGATGTTGCTCGGACTTACGTGGTGGACTTCATCACACCAGCCAATTTCGAGAAAGTGCTAAACTTTATCTACACATCGGAGCTATTTACTGACCTTATAAATGTGGGCGTTATCTATGAAGTTGCCGAGAAGCTTGGCATGGAGGACTTGATAAACGCTTGTCATGCAACCTTCCCTGATCTTGAGGGTTCCTCAGGTCAGAAATACCAGTGCTCTGTTTCCTCTAGCGAGGGACGATCCAGCACATCGGCTGAACCCAATGCAACAGAATCTAGGGGTAATGGAATGGATAACCATATCCCTCCTGTAGAAAAAAGCTTTCTAACTCCAGGAGATGGACCTTGCTCGTTTAAAGATGAAGACCAGGAAGCAACTGTGAATCCAGGAACACATTTTCCACTGCCAGCAAAAACTGAAGAACAAAGCACCTCAGAAAGGTTCCAGTCCTCTCATTGCTCAGTGAACACTGGATTTGGTCCAACAAGTACTTGCCCTCCTTTTAAAACACAACACAATGGGGATTTTAATAAAACCGGTTACTTTCCTGGAGACTCATCTGTAAGTGGGAACTCTAAGGAAACTCCTGGAGGGTTTGAAGCAATGGGTGACCTCCACCTTGATGAGATAGAAGAAGAAGAGTTACAGTTTGATGAAGGAGGTGATGAAGACTCCGGGCCGTCTGGTGAAATTATTGAGTTGAGTGACGGAAGTGAAGATGAGATGTTGCTATTTGGCCAGGGAGAAAGTCGAAGTGGCAAAGCCATGCCATGCCAAGTATGCAAGAAAGTTCTAGAACCTAACCTACAGCATATCCGCCAACATGCGCGAGAACACATAGAGCTACGCAATGGAAGTTGCAAAGTCTGTCAAGCCCGATTCCATGACCGGGGTGCTATGATCACCCATGTTTTATCACACATCGGCATATTTCTTTTCTCTTGTGATATGTGTGAAGACAAATTTTTCAGCCAGTGGCAACTCACACTCCACAGAGGACAAGAAGGGGTTACATCAGAACATAATGTAATAGTTCATCCAGGTCAGCCTCTCCCAGGGGAGTTGAATACATTTGTGGGAGCAATGGCTACTGAATTGCCCTGTGGTGCATGCCATCGGACCATGTTACGTGATTTTCATTCTGTACGATCTCATGCGTTGGAGCACCTTAACACCAAGAACTTGTCCTGTGGACTGTGTGAACAGCGCCACTTAACGCTTTGTGGTCTTATGTGGCATGTCTTATCTCACATGTCTGTGTCTGTTTTCTCCTGTTCTGTGTGTGCCAGTAGCTTCCTCGATCGCCATTTACTGGAGAAGCATATGACGGTCCACCAGAATTTAGATGAAGCGTTATTTCGCTGTCATCTTTGCTCTCAAGGTTTCAAGTCTGAAGTCATTTACAGACAGCACTTGAATCAGCATCGTTGTGGCAGTATTCCAGCCGATCGtcctggattttcagaattttccCAACTGCAAGCTTCGGTGTCCAAGCGAAAAGTTCCAGAGGATTTTTCAGTAGACGATCACTCAGTTACCGGACAACCAGGCCATAGCAAGTATACGTGTAAGGTTTGTGGAAAGTGCTTTTCTCATACCAGTGAATTTAACTACCACCGGCGCATTCATACCGGGGAAAAGCCCTATCAGTGCAAAGTGTGTCACAAGTTCTTCCGAGGCCGTTCTACCATCAAGTGCCACTTGAAGACACATGCGGGGGCGCTAATGTACCGATGTACTGTGTGTGGACACTACAGCTCCACCTTAAACCTTATGGGGGAGCACATTGCAGTGCACCGTGGGAATCTGCCTTCAGACTTTACCATTGACCAAACCTTCATGTACACTATTCACTCCAAAGAAACAGACAAGAGTGCCGATAGCTGA
- the GPR182 gene encoding G-protein coupled receptor 182: MADENYHNLTELLDFLNNTYSLCALDLDEGVKKVFLFILYLVTFVLGLAGNLLVVWVNWQSRRRKSSINLYILNMAVADLGVVFSLPFWMLEAMLDYTWLWGKFLCKFTHYFYFANMFSSIYFLTALSVDRYFTLTSSSIFWQQNQQKIRMAVCIAIWVISAIFPIPEVIHMQLVDIIDPECMFMAPLETYDEWALAVTLMTTILGFLLPFIIILIFNVLTACHIRKSRRPESNRHCRLIYAYILTFLLSWLPYHSTQIALVLHGSYIYLNCHATAIFYFLYDIIDCLSLFHCMANPILYNIFSKDFRGRFINAVVKYIPKEKQGNANQAEPSTSITDHSVVITAEPAVLTNIVHVSEDKVM, from the coding sequence ATGGCTGATGAAAACTATCACAACCTTACAGAGCTTCTGGATTTTCTCAACAATACATATTCACTATGTGCACTTGACTTGGATGAAGGTGTAAAGAAGGTCTTCCTCTTCATTCTCTATCTTGTTACGTTTGTTCTTGGACTGGCTGGAAATTTGCTAGTGGTATGGGTCAACTGGCAGTCAAGAAGAAGAAAAAGCTCCATTAATCTTTACATCCTCAACATGGCGGTGGCTGACCTTGGAGTGGTCTTCTCTTTACCGTTTTGGATGTTGGAAGCAATGCTCGATTACACTTGGCTATGGGGAAAATTCCTGTGCAAATTTACCCATTACTTCTATTTTGCAAACATGTTCAGCAGCATTTACTTCCTTACTGCTCTGAGTGTGGACCGATACTTCACATTAACATCTTCCTCCATTTTCTGGCAACAAAACCAACAGAAAATCCGTATGGCTGTTTGCATAGCGATATGGGTGATATCAGCCATATTTCCCATACCAGAAGTTATCCATATGCAATTAGTGGATATCATAGACCCTGAATGTATGTTTATGGCACCACTTGAGACTTATGATGAATGGGCTCTAGCTGTTACCCTAATGACAACTATTCTTGGATTTCTCCTTCCTTTCATCATTATCCTCATCTTTAACGTGTTGACAGCCTGTCATATAAGGAAGTCCAGAAGACCAGAAAGCAACAGACATTGTCGGCTTATCTATGCCTATATTCTGACGTTCCTCCTCAGCTGGCTTCCCTACCATTCTACTCAGATTGCGCTAGTTCTACATGGATCCTACATTTATCTAAACTGCCATGCCACTGCTATTTTTTACTTCCTCTATGACATCATTGACTGTTTGTCATTGTTCCATTGTATGGCCAATCCGATACTTTACAATATTTTCAGTAAGGACTTTAGAGGCAGATTTATAAATGCAGTGGTTAAATACATTCCTAAGGAGAAACAAGGCAATGCCAACCAAGCTGAACCATCCACGTCCATCACAGATCATTCTGTTGTGATAACTGCAGAACCTGCTGTTTTGACAAATATAGTCCACGTCTCAGAAGATAAAGTCATGTAA